From Cucumis melo cultivar AY chromosome 1, USDA_Cmelo_AY_1.0, whole genome shotgun sequence, a single genomic window includes:
- the LOC103492675 gene encoding protein FANTASTIC FOUR 3, with the protein MSSSIYQGLQSCLMEPRVLRLKLSPSQSYSSPSPAEEQDSDHSLTHSDPQIQTHLKMDQNHTAHASAGDSPSENRVAVIGHGNGVGGWSFLQAPSGVDGHPPAKRYAPTMALSPKSLEMCTESLGSETGSDGGSEIGSDEKMSLFSPDETETSPSLASGRKSVKLSRLAKKLAKPSYPPPLTTMSGSMGVKVKPYREGGRLVLKAVSIPSTKPCFEVERGGGRLKLRLLEHCLLLNSLQEGEEEVEEREEEEAVESGGRLRKGRRCKEGGGGRKELVNWEPFLVST; encoded by the exons ATGTCCTCCAGTATCTATCAAGGGTTGCAATCATGTCTTATGGAACCACGTGTTTTAAGGCTCAAATTGTCTCCCTCCCAATCCTATTCTTCCCCGTCGCCGGCCGAAGAACAAGATTCCGATCACTCTCTTACTCATTCTGACCCACAAATTCAAACCCATCTGAAAATGGACCAGAATCACACTGCCCACGCCAGTGCCGGAGATTCTCCCTCCGAAAACAGAGTCGCTGTGATTGGCCACGGGAATGGTGTTGGTGGGTGGAGCTTTCTCCAAGCTCCCTCGGGTGTGGATGGCCACCCTCCCGCAAAGCGATATGCTCCGACGATGGCTCTCAGTCCGAAGAGCCTCGAAATGTGTACTGAGAGTTTGGGCAGCGAGACCGGCAGCGATGGTGGCAGTGAAATTGGTAGCGACGAGAAAATGTCTCTGTTTTCGCCTGACGAAACAGAGACTTCTCCGTCGTTGGCCTCGGGCAGAAAGTCGGTTAAGTTATCGAGGCTAGCAAAGAAACTCGCCAAACCCAG CTATCCTCCACCGTTGACGACCATGAGTGGGTCAATGGGTGTGAAGGTGAAGCCTTATCGGGAAGGCGGGCGGCTAGTGCTGAAAGCGGTGTCGATTCCATCGACAAAGCCATGTTTTGAGGTGGAGCGCGGCGGGGGAAGGCTGAAGCTGAGGCTGTTGGAGCACTGTTTATTGTTGAATAGTTTACAAGAAGGAGAGGAAGAAGTAGAAGAGCGGGAGGAGGAGGAGGCCGTCGAGAGCGGCGGGCGACTGCGGAAGGGGAGGAGGTGCAAGGAAGGTGGGGGAGGAAGAAAAGAGTTGGTGAATTGGGAGCCATTTTTGGTCTCAACTTGA